GTCAAAGTCAAGCCATGATTCGACGAGCAATCGATGATTTATATGATGAATATGTGGGCTTGCACCTGAAAAGCAAAAGCTTTATCGATAAGTTGGCGAATTTTTCCAATCCGCTTGACTAGCTTAGAAGTCGTGAAGTATTATAAGTATGATAATATACTAATGTGATAACTAGTAAGGAGTACAAGTCTTCTATCTGCAAAGTGAGCCTTGATAGTGAGAAAAGGCCAGATAAAGCTTGGAAGGGCGTACTAGAGCATTATTAAAAAAGAGCTAGCCTGAGCTAGAAGTAGGGTGGAACCGCGAAACCATCGTCCCTATGTATACCTTTTTGTATACATAGGGTTTTTCTTTGCTAGCAAAAAACCAGCAATTAGTCTATTGTCAATTTCAGATTTGAAATAAAAATGAGAGTGAGGAAGTCAGATGACAACTACTGCCAAAACCGTTCAGGAAATGATTCTTGCCTTGCATCAATTCTGGTCTAATCAAGGCTGTTTAGTGTTAAATGCCTATGATACCGAAAAAGGTGCCGGGACCATGAGTCCATATACTTTCTTAAGAGCCATTGGACCAGAACCTTGGAATGCCTGTTATGTAGAACCTTCACGGCGTCCAGATGATGGACGTTATGGTCAAAACCCTAACCGTCTTTACCAACACCATCAATATCAAGTGGTCATGAAGCCGAATCCAGACAATATTCAAGAATTATATATTGAAAGTCTAAAAAGCCTAGGAATAAATCCTCTGGAACATGATATTCGTTTTGTTGAAGATAACTGGGAAAACCCATCAATGGGTTGTGCTGGTTTAGGCTGGGAAGTTTGGTTAGATGGGATGGAAATCACTCAATTTACTTATTTCCAACAAGTGGGTGGCTTAGATTGTTATCCGACCACTTCTGAGCTCACTTATGGGATTGAAAGACTGGCTTCTTATCTACAAGGGGTGGATTCCGTCTATGATTTGGAATGGTCTCGGGGAGTAAAATACGGAGAAATCTTTAAACAACCTGAATTTGAACATTCGACTTATTCCTTTGAAAAGGCGAATACACAGATGTTATTTAATAATTTTGACGCCTATGAAAGAGAGGCCAATCAACAGATCGATAACGGCCTAGTTCACCCGGCCTACGACTATATCCTTAAATGT
This genomic window from Aerococcus sp. Group 1 contains:
- the glyQ gene encoding glycine--tRNA ligase subunit alpha translates to MTTTAKTVQEMILALHQFWSNQGCLVLNAYDTEKGAGTMSPYTFLRAIGPEPWNACYVEPSRRPDDGRYGQNPNRLYQHHQYQVVMKPNPDNIQELYIESLKSLGINPLEHDIRFVEDNWENPSMGCAGLGWEVWLDGMEITQFTYFQQVGGLDCYPTTSELTYGIERLASYLQGVDSVYDLEWSRGVKYGEIFKQPEFEHSTYSFEKANTQMLFNNFDAYEREANQQIDNGLVHPAYDYILKCSHTFNLLDARGVVSVTDRAAYLARVRHMARRVARLMVEKRKELGFPLLSREEAESYLKEDGKHE